The Aspergillus nidulans FGSC A4 chromosome VIII genome contains the following window.
GACGACCGTAACGACGGCAACAACGCCGTCGGCTCCGTCTACATTCCCAACCCCTCCGTGTTGCAGTTGGACATGGTATGCTGACTCCTCAAGTACAATCGTCCCTGGCCTGTCCTGCTAACTGATCATCAGGGCAACCTGACTTTGGACGTCTCGCTTCAGAACGGAACCTCTCTTGGCCAATCATTCCTGAACGACCTGGTGCTCAAGCCCGGCGACAACACTGTCGAGATGCTCGGCAACATGGACCAGGATCTTCTGTTCTCCATGGTCCTAGCTGGCGAGAGAGTCATTCCTCTACGCATCGTCGGCAACTCGAGCGTGTACAATGGACAGGAAATCCCGTATTTCACCAAAGCATTAGCGGCCAATGTGCTCACCATCGACCTCAACCTTACGGCAACGCTCGCGTAATAGCTAGATACAGTGCTGCCAAACACTGACTCAACATGCGCGGGTGTTATCTGATGGGTGGCTTTCATGATATCCGTTTTCCCTTCTTTGTCCGTTGTGGCTTGTTGTAATAATGTTCCGATATGACCGGATGACGGTTGATACCACTATGTATGAGATTGCGATTCCCGGGAGGGCTTTATTCAATTCTGTGACTACTTCTTTCTATCACCACTGTTGCTGTGACTACTGAATAAAAATAATACAATGCCCGGCGCCGTTTATCTCCGAATCTGACTCGTTATCTAGATCGTGTCTGATAAGAAGCCCATACTCTTCCTTGGCGGTCCACTTGGCCCTTAATCTCTTCCTGAGAACTTGGAGCACTACCCCATCCGACTTATTGCCCAGGCTCACGGTTTGAATTTGCGGCTTATCGCTCTATCAGCTCCTCTTAGCTTCCTCTTTTGTCGTCGTGGAGACGATATCAGACAGTCTGGCTTACTCCAAGCTAGACAGGCAACGGTTGGCGCTGGTCCGATTGAGCTCCGAGCTTACTACAAGCCATTCGTATATAAAGCCCTTTATGACGGCCGAAAGATGGATATGCTACTATACAGATTcagccttcttgcctttGGGAGAGCGTTTGATACTATACGCAAATCATGGGTCTCCGTGTCAAAGCCCTTGCAGTGGCAGCTCTGGCTACCCTCAGCCAGGCCTCGCCGGTCCTATACACTCGCGAGGACACTACCTCCAACACAACCTACGCCTTTACCAACAGCAACGGGCTGAACTTCACCCAGATGAACACCACACTTCCTAATGTAACCATCTTCGCAACAGGTATGACCGTCCCTTCACTTTCCCATCTCTTTCCAACCCCCTTCAGCAAACAGCAAACTAAACAATAGCAACAACAGGCGGCACAATCGCCGGCTCGGCCGCCTCTAACACTGCAACAACAGGCTACCAGGCGGGCGCCCTCGGAATCCAGACCCTCATCGACGCCGTCCCCGAAATGCTCTCCGTCGCCAACATCGCCGGCGTGCAGATCTCCAACGTCGGTAGCCCAGACGTCACCTCCACCATCCTGCTAGAGATGGCGCACCGTCTCAACAAAGTTGTCTGCGAGGACCCATCCATGGCTGGCGCAGTCGTCACCCACGGCACTGACACCCTTGAGGAAacggccttcttcctcgacgCAACAGTCAACTGCGGGAAGCCTATTGTCATCGTGGGCGCCATGCGGCCCGCAACAGCCATCTCTGCCGATGGGCCCTATAATCTCCTGCAGGCCGTTACTGTGGCGAGCACGAAAGAGGCAAGGAACAGGGGCGCGATGGTCGTCATGAACGACCGCATCGCCTCCGCTTACTACGTGTCCAAGACAAACGCCAATACGATGGATACATTCAAGGCTGTGGAAATGGGGTACCTGGGTGCCATTATCTCGAACACTCCGTTCTTCTATTACCCGGCCGTGCAGCCAAGTGGGAAGACGACTGTCGATGTGTCCAACGTCACCTCCATCCCGCGCGTCGACATCCTCTACTCCTTCCAGGACATGACAAACGACACGCTCTACTCAAGCATTGAGAACGGCGCGAAGGGCGTTGTTATCGCAGGATCTGGTGCTGGGAGTGTCGATACCGCCTTCTCGACGGCTATTGATGATATTATCAGCAACCAGGGAGTTCCGATCGTGCAGAGTACTAGGACAGGAAACGGAGAGGTGCCGTATTCGGCTGAGGGGGGTATTTCGAGCGGGTTCCTGAACCCAGCTAAGTCGAGGATTTTGTTGGGATTGCTGTTGGCCCAGGGAGGGAAGGGCACTGAAGAAATTAGGGCGGTGTTTGGGAAGGTTGCTGTTTGATTCCCGACTGCCCAGGGCTTATGATGTGATTTGATGAGATATGGTATAATAATCTGTATATATCCAGTAGATAtcatggaagatgatgaataGCTGCCGATATTTTTGTGTATCTACTCAGT
Protein-coding sequences here:
- a CDS encoding asparaginase ahrA (transcript_id=CADANIAT00002415); this translates as MGLRVKALAVAALATLSQASPVLYTREDTTSNTTYAFTNSNGLNFTQMNTTLPNVTIFATGGTIAGSAASNTATTGYQAGALGIQTLIDAVPEMLSVANIAGVQISNVGSPDVTSTILLEMAHRLNKVVCEDPSMAGAVVTHGTDTLEETAFFLDATVNCGKPIVIVGAMRPATAISADGPYNLLQAVTVASTKEARNRGAMVVMNDRIASAYYVSKTNANTMDTFKAVEMGYLGAIISNTPFFYYPAVQPSGKTTVDVSNVTSIPRVDILYSFQDMTNDTLYSSIENGAKGVVIAGSGAGSVDTAFSTAIDDIISNQGVPIVQSTRTGNGEVPYSAEGGISSGFLNPAKSRILLGLLLAQGGKGTEEIRAVFGKVAV